One genomic window of Solanum dulcamara chromosome 10, daSolDulc1.2, whole genome shotgun sequence includes the following:
- the LOC129871360 gene encoding leucine-rich repeat receptor-like tyrosine-protein kinase PXC3, producing MARLSFLLTVFFLVGLLSRFQLGNSQLVFHDQDVVEAIGKELSVPGWGVMNTTDFCSWHGIICSSNSSMVERLDLSGFRLQGNVTLLSELKALKWLDLSNNNFQGSIPFAFGNLSELQYLDLSFNKFGNSIPSELGKLRSLKALNLSKNWLTGAIPDELEGLDNLQEFQIFTNNLNGSIPMWIGNLTNLKVFAAYENEFSGGVPVNLGLYSELSLLNLHSNQLEGTIPESICANGNLEFLVLTQNKLTGTIPDSIGNCKGLSSIRIGNNKLFGGIPKSIGNISSLTYFEADSNSLSGEIVAEFAKCSNLTLLNLASNEFNGTIPPELGQLNNLQELIVSGNNLYGEIPTSVLKCKNLNKLDLSSNTFNGTIPADICNTSRLQYLLLGENSIRGEIPHEIGNCVKLLELEMGSNELTGSIPPEIGHMKNLQISLNLSHNRLHGKLPQDLGKLDKLVSLDVSDNHLSGNIPPALKGMQSLIEVDFSSNQFTGPIPTFAPFQKSPNSSFLGNKGLCGDPLGGGCGDLNGYDHSVYGHKVSYRIVLAVIGSGLAVFVSVTVVVLLFMMREKQEKTAKEAAGNTIDEISSKPMILAANVFVDNLKQAIDFDAVVKAVMKDSNKICVGTFSTVYKADMPSGMILSVKKLKSMDKTIIHHQSKMIRELEKLSKLVHDNLACPIGFGIYEDVVLLLHEYYANGTLTQYLHNSSQKPDYKPDWPTRLAIATGVAEGLAFLHHVAIIHLDISSGNVLLDSNFRPLVSEVEISRLLDPSRGTASISAVAGSFGYIPPEYAYTMQVTAPGNVYSYGVVLLEILTTRLPVDEAFGEGIDLVKWVHGAPARGETPEQILDAKLSTISFSWRKEMLAALKVALLCTDMTPAKRPKMKKVVEMLQEITES from the exons ATGGCACGTTTGAGCTTTCTGTTAACTGTATTTTTTCTAGTTGGTTTGTTATCAAGATTCCAACTTGGGAATTCCCAGTTGGTTTTTCATGATCAGGATGTAGTGGAGGCAATTGGGAAAGAATTATCAGTGCCTGGGTGGGGTGTGATGAACACCACTGATTTCTGCTCTTGGCATGGAATTATTTGCAGCTCAAACAGTTCAATGGTGGAAAGACTTGATCTTTCTGGTTTTAGATTGCAAGGTAATGTAACTCTATTATCTGAGCTCAAAGCTTTGAAATGGCTAGACCTTTCTAATAATAACTTCCAAGGGTCTATTCCATTTGCATTTGGGAATTTGTCTGAGCTTCAATATCTTGATTTATCTTTTAATAAGTTTGGAAACTCAATTCCTAGTGAATTAGGTAAGCTCAGAAGCCTTAAGGCATTGAACCTTTCGAAAAACTGGCTCACTGGAGCTATACCTGATGAGCTTGAGGGGTTAGACAATTTGCaagaatttcaaatatttactAACAACTTGAATGGTTCTATCCCAATGTGGATTGGTAATTTGACCAATCTTAAGGTTTTTGCTGCCTATGAGAATGAGTTTAGTGGTGGTGTTCCTGTTAACTTAGGATTGTACTCTGAGCTTTCTTTGTTGAATCTTCACTCAAACCAGCTTGAAGGTACTATTCCTGAGAGCATTTGTGCTAATGGGAATCTTGAATTTCTTGTTCTAACTCAGAATAAGTTGACCGGAACGATTCCTGATTCGATTGGGAATTGTAAAGGACTTTCAAGCATTAGAATTGGCAATAACAAGTTGTTTGGAGGTATCCCTAAATCAATTGGGAATATCAGTAGTCTTACTTATTTTGAAGCTGATAGTAATAGTTTGTCTGGTGAAATTGTCGCCGAGTTCGCCAAGTGCTCGAATCTCACTCTCCTTAATTTAGCTTCAAATGAGTTTAATGGAACTATTCCTCCTGAGCTTGGTCAGCTTAACAATTTGCAAGAATTGATTGTTTCTGGTAATAACCTTTATGGAGAGATTCCAACTTCAGTTCTTAAGTGCAAGAATCTCAATAAGCTTGACTTGAGCAGCAACACGTTCAATGGCACCATACCGGCAGATATCTGCAATACATCGAGATTGCAGTATTTGCTGTTGGGGGAGAATTCGATTCGAGGGGAGATACCTCATGAGATAGGGAACTGTGTAAAGTTGCTTGAGTTGGAAATGGGGAGTAATGAACTTACTGGAAGTATCCCTCCTGAGATTGGTCATATGAAGAACTTGCAGATTTCGTTGAATTTGAGTCATAATCGTCTCCACGGAAAATTGCCTCAGGATTTAGGAAAACTTGACAAGTTGGTTTCTTTAGATGTATCTGATAATCATCTCTCTGGAAATATTCCGCCGGCATTGAAGGGCATGCAGAGTTTGATAGAGGTTGATTTTTCGAGTAACCAATTCACTGGTCCAATACCTACTTTTGCACCATTTCAGAAAAGTCCTAATTCAAGCTTTCTTGGAAACAAAGGTCTCTGTGGTGATCCTTTGGGTGGTGGTTGTGGAGATTTAAATGGTTATGACCACAGCGTTTACGGTCACAAGGTCTCTTATCGAATTGTTTTGGCTGTTATTGGTTCTGGTTTGGCAGTTTTTGTATCTGTCACAGTGGTTGTTTTGCTGTTCATGATGAgggaaaaacaagaaaaaactgCCAAGGAAGCAGCTGGAAATACAATTGATGAAATTTCTAGCAAACCAATGATACTAGCGGCAAACGTCTTCGTTGACAATCTAAAGCAAGCAATTGATTTTGATGCAGTTGTAAAGGCAGTCATGAAGGACTCAAATAAGATTTGTGTTGGTACTTTCAGCACTGTCTATAAAGCAGACATGCCTTCCGGGATGATTTTATCGGTGAAGAAGCTAAAGTCAATGGACAAAACTATAATTCATCACCAGAGTAAGATGATCAGAGAGCTTGAAAAGCTTAGTAAGCTCGTTCATGATAATCTGGCTTGTCCTATCGGGTTTGGAATCTATGAAGATGTCGTTCTTCTGTTGCATGAATATTATGCCAACGGAACGTTGACTCAATATCTTCATAACTCTAGCCAAAAACCTGATTATAAACCCGACTGGCCAACAAGACTTGCCATTGCCACCGGAGTTGCGGAAGGATTGGCGTTCCTTCATCATGTTGCTATCATCCATCTTGACATTTCTTCCGGGAATGTGCTTCTTGATTCTAATTTCAGGCCTTTGGTTAGTGAAGTTGAAATATCGAGGCTTCTCGATCCGTCTAGAGGGACTGCAAGTATCAGTGCTGTTGCTGGTTCATTCGGATATATTCCTCCAG AGTACGCATATACAATGCAAGTAACAGCTCCTGGAAATGTTTACAGCTACGGGGTTGTTTTGCTCGAGATCCTTACCACTCGATTACCTGTTGATGAAGCTTTTGGTGAAGGAATAGATTTAGTTAAGTGGGTACATGGTGCACCTGCAAGGGGGGAAACACCAGAGCAGATACTCGATGCAAAGCTCAGCACCATTTCATTTTCTTGGAGAAAGGAAATGTTAGCAGCTCTAAAGGTTGCGTTGCTGTGCACTGACATGACACCAGCAAAACGACCAAAGATGAAGAAGGTGGTAGAAATGCTGCAAGAAATCACGGAAAGCTAA